One segment of Panicum virgatum strain AP13 chromosome 1K, P.virgatum_v5, whole genome shotgun sequence DNA contains the following:
- the LOC120647589 gene encoding uncharacterized protein LOC120647589, producing the protein MPPPLLILSPPTIGNPRQPKRLDEAHSSPGLHADAGPGLAEECATLGGCSTGMAKMTNAYDLPARLLHAGQVLRLNRNLFPDRWMASLMVLHRPKRNDAFLSYGLIAGELLKFPVKEGAPVCGWNVIMQVRTVVFPDMSRDPDRDKAGFILDCTV; encoded by the exons ATGCCGCCTCCCTTGCTCATCCTCTCTCCTCCCACGATTGGGAACCCCAGGCAACCAAAA AGGTTGGACGAAGCTCATAGTAGCCCTGGGCTTCACGCTGATGCGGGACCAGGGCTCGCCGAGGAGTGCGCCACCTTG GGTGGCTGCAGCACTGGGATGGCTAAGATGACTAATGCTTATGATCTTCCTGCCAG GTTACTTCACGCCGGTCAGGTACTCAGGTTGAACCGGAACTTGTTCCCGGACAGGTGGATGGCCTCGCTCATGGTCTTGCACCGGCCGAAGAGGAACGACGCGTTCCTCA gttatggactcattgctGGGGAGCTCCTTAAATTTCCAGTAAAGGAAGGAGCACCAGTTTGTGGTTGGAATGTCATCATGCAGGTGAGAACTGTTGTATTTCCTGATATGTCTCGTGATCCAGATAGAGACAAGGCTGGATTCATCTTGGATTGTACTGTCTAG